The nucleotide sequence ACTATTTTCCAACAGGTTTGTACAAAAATACAATACAAGTAGCTTGATGTTTCGTGCAACTATCATTGCAATTATTCTTAAATTCGTCCTATTTTTTATCCAAGACACACTATTTCATATAGAAGGTCGAACTTATATAGGCCTGACCATATCTATTATGCTGGTCCCTTTTTCTATTGGTCTTAGACTTTTATTGAAATCCAAAATCTATTCTTGGTCCTATATTTTCGCCTATGCCTGCTTATTTTTGGTCATCATTAATAGTCATACCATCGCCTTTGCATTATTTGATGACCAAGTGATCAACTGGTATTTTGTACATCCGGTAATCTTTCTGGAAGTGGTCCTATTTTCCCTTTCTATTTTCAACCAAATGAAATTTCTTCAGGAACAATACAAAACAGTGAGTGAGGAAAAGACATTGGCATTGGAAGAGAAAAACCGTCTAGCAGATGAGCTCAATAATAAACTCCAGCAAAAGGTAAAAGAAAGGACAGAAAAGATTGAAAATATGGCAAAGGATTTGGCCAGCAAAAATGTACAGCTCCAAACAACCAATCTAAAGCTACAAGAACTCAACACCCAGGTCAATCAGATCAACGAGTACCTGAGAAAAAACAATGAACAACTTCGTACCAATATGGAGGAAGTAACAAAAAACCTTGCGCTGATGAAGGGCTTGGATTTTGAAAGTTTCAAAAATGTATTTCCTGACAAGGACAGTTGCCTACAGTTTTTGTCTGAACTTAAATGGAAGGATAAATACATATGTAGAAAATGCGGATATAATAAATATGCCGAGGCTCCCAACCATGGCAGAAGATGTAAAAATTGCAACTATTTTGAATCGCCGACCGTGGAAACCTTATTTCACAAACTAAAATTCCCAATAGAAAAAGCTTTTTACATTTTATACCTGTCCAACAGAAAGGATGTGGACCTTACCCTAAACGAACTTTCTGAGATCTTGGACCTAAGGAGAGAAACCTGCTGGGCATTCAAGAACAAAATTACTCAGGCCATGGAAAAAGTCGGACACAATAAAGACCTCAGTGGATGGGAAAATTTAGTATTGGTTCATTTGGAATAAATATGGTCGTCAAAAGTGCTTAATTTAAAACCAACCTTTCTCTACTTGAATGGAAAAACCATTGTCCCTCCTTTTCTAATAGGACAATGGTTTAAATTTAACAATAAGTGATCGTTTCACATTACTTACTGCTAAAATCACAATTATTTTGCTCTTAAAGATCAACTAGCTCCTGACTTCCCTTGACCTGAAATTCTCCTTCCACCACCATGGTAGTTTCTGCATCCAAATCACCCTCAAAGCCTGGCTGCTTTCCACCCACATGCACCGTAAAACGTCCTTCTTCAATGACCCTTTTGGATTGGGCATTGATCATGGAAAGCTGTCTGGGGGA is from Echinicola marina and encodes:
- a CDS encoding 7TM-DISM domain-containing protein, with amino-acid sequence MNRFYFIISLLLYQIFSFQDLYGKQTEKDDNIFYIEEAKDYANIIEYMDYYVDPSSQLGIQDISSPEYINKFEPVSDIHVVYEAFDQNIWLRLKIKNLENIHNHSWYFESWGFDINQFTYYFPNPDGSFTANTSGYDFPFYQRNIKHKNFNYLLDIRPGEQKTYYFKVKRSYPLAFNLHLRTNEKFIAHTLNEYYFLGIYYGVLTLILVFNLYLVYKLRDTLYLYFAGLILACIWFSFGRDGLGFQYLWPNHPEFNFLTQGNITQVAVVIATLLFSNRFVQKYNTSSLMFRATIIAIILKFVLFFIQDTLFHIEGRTYIGLTISIMLVPFSIGLRLLLKSKIYSWSYIFAYACLFLVIINSHTIAFALFDDQVINWYFVHPVIFLEVVLFSLSIFNQMKFLQEQYKTVSEEKTLALEEKNRLADELNNKLQQKVKERTEKIENMAKDLASKNVQLQTTNLKLQELNTQVNQINEYLRKNNEQLRTNMEEVTKNLALMKGLDFESFKNVFPDKDSCLQFLSELKWKDKYICRKCGYNKYAEAPNHGRRCKNCNYFESPTVETLFHKLKFPIEKAFYILYLSNRKDVDLTLNELSEILDLRRETCWAFKNKITQAMEKVGHNKDLSGWENLVLVHLE